In a single window of the Drosophila albomicans strain 15112-1751.03 chromosome 3, ASM965048v2, whole genome shotgun sequence genome:
- the LOC117569797 gene encoding gamma-1-syntrophin isoform X1, whose protein sequence is MKLSDTMATPIEEKLDQNLKVRCKICNFFGGLSLINISLNIHEYSNMQQVRSGMVHVSDGKSRPEPLRLNLTMELLTLQKLEIVTPTSSQHNGPPMESKERMVQITRQKQGGLGLSIKGGAEHKLPILISRIYKDQAADITGQLFVGDAIIKVNGEYITACPHDDAVNILRNAGDIVVLTVKHYRAATPFLQKQLTKDTPDSDNDVTCAELKADEGYKSSVNSGTISRSCSRPMSICSEPEKRWTDVVAVPLMMAYVTRYIYGTDKLRPNAFEVRGLNGVTTGVIHCDELAILSQWLKLITDNVVGLTHLQMKLYNRNFAVGERIEYMGWVNEGVINNNISWQSYKPRFLLLKGTEVMLFETPPLNVAGISKALVVYKVYQTMFRIVKESETVDSRQHCFLLQSSGHEPRYLSVETRQELLRIENSWNAAIVTSVIKLGRKTFAVSHHGKSGGLTLDWQAGFSLTEGADSAVVWQYKFSQLRGSSDDGKSKLKLHFQDNETRAIETKELECQVLQSLLFCMHAFLTAKVASVDPAFLSSIQQT, encoded by the exons ATGAAGCTCTCAGACACCATGGCGACGCCGATTGAGGAAAAACTCGATCAAAACTTGAAGGTGAGGTGCAagatttgtaatttttttggGGGGTTGTCATTAATCAACATCTCTTTGAACATTCACGAATATTCCAATATGCAACAGGTGCGATCTGGCATGGTACATGTTAGCGATGGCAAGAGCAGGCCAGAACCACTTAGACTTAACTTAACAATGGAATTGTTGACCTTGCAAAAGTTGGAAATTGTTACGCCAACAAGCTCACAGCACAATGGACCCCCGATGGAATCCAAG GAGCGTATGGTGCAAATAACGAGACAGAAGCAAGGCGGCCTTGGCCTCAGCATAAAAGGTGGCGCTGAACATAAATTGCCCATATTAATATCGCGTATCTACAAGGATCAGGCGGCGGACATCACCGGCCAACTGTTTGTGGGCGATGCCATCATCAAGGTGAACGGTGAATATATCACAGCCTGTCCACACGACGATGCGGTCAACATACTGCGCAATGCCGGCGACATTGTTGTCCTCACAGTGAAACATTACCGCGCCGCAACGCCCTTCCTGCAGAAGCAAC TAACAAAAGACACGCCCGACTCGGACAACGATGTCACATGTGCCGAGCTGAAGGCCGACGAGGGATACAAGTCATCCGTAAATAGCGGCACCATAAGTCGCAGCTGCAGTCGGCCAATGTCAATTTGCTCGGAGCCCGAGAAACGTTGGACTGATGTGGTGGCTG TGCCGCTAATGATGGCCTATGTCACACGTTACATCTATGGCACGGACAAGCTGCGTCCGAATGCATTCGAGGTGCGTGGTCTGAATGGTGTCACCACCGGGGTCATACACTGTGATGAGCTGGCGATACTTAGCCAGTGGTTAAAACTAATTACCGACAATGTTGTGGGCCTTACACATCTGCAG ATGAAACTTTACAATCGCAATTTTGCCGTGGGCGAACGCATTGAGTACATGGGCTGGGTCAATGAGGGAGttatcaacaacaatatatcATGGCAGAGCTATAAGCCTCGATTTCTGCTGCTCAAAGGCACCGAAGTGATGCTATTCGAAACGCCTCCA ctgAATGTGGCGGGTATTAGCAAGGCTTTGGTGGTGTATAAAGTTTATCAAACAATGTTTCGCATTGTGAAGGAGTCGGAGACTGTGGATAGCCGACagcattgttttttgttgcaaagTTCTGGACACGAGCCGCGTTATTTGAGCGTGGAAACCCGCCAAGAGTTGCTGCGCATCGAGAACAGTTGGAACGCCGCAATTGTGACCAGCGTAATCAAATTGGGC cgCAAGACCTTTGCCGTTTCGCATCATGGCAAAAGCGGTGGCTTGACACTTGACTGGCAGGCGGGATTCTCACTGACTGAGGGGGCCGACTCCGCTGTGGTCTGGCAGTATAAGTTCTCACAGCTGCGCGGCTCCAGTGACGATGGCAAATCGAAATTGAAGCTACATTTCCAGGACAACGAGACGCGGGCAATTGAGACAAAG GAATTAGAGTGCCAGGTTCTGCAGAGTTTGCTATTTTGTATGCACGCGTTTCTCACCGCCAAAGTTGCTTCAGTGGATCCGGCATTTTTGAGCTCGATACAGCAGACCTAA
- the LOC117569797 gene encoding gamma-1-syntrophin isoform X2, producing MKLSDTMATPIEEKLDQNLKVRSGMVHVSDGKSRPEPLRLNLTMELLTLQKLEIVTPTSSQHNGPPMESKERMVQITRQKQGGLGLSIKGGAEHKLPILISRIYKDQAADITGQLFVGDAIIKVNGEYITACPHDDAVNILRNAGDIVVLTVKHYRAATPFLQKQLTKDTPDSDNDVTCAELKADEGYKSSVNSGTISRSCSRPMSICSEPEKRWTDVVAVPLMMAYVTRYIYGTDKLRPNAFEVRGLNGVTTGVIHCDELAILSQWLKLITDNVVGLTHLQMKLYNRNFAVGERIEYMGWVNEGVINNNISWQSYKPRFLLLKGTEVMLFETPPLNVAGISKALVVYKVYQTMFRIVKESETVDSRQHCFLLQSSGHEPRYLSVETRQELLRIENSWNAAIVTSVIKLGRKTFAVSHHGKSGGLTLDWQAGFSLTEGADSAVVWQYKFSQLRGSSDDGKSKLKLHFQDNETRAIETKELECQVLQSLLFCMHAFLTAKVASVDPAFLSSIQQT from the exons ATGAAGCTCTCAGACACCATGGCGACGCCGATTGAGGAAAAACTCGATCAAAACTTGAAG GTGCGATCTGGCATGGTACATGTTAGCGATGGCAAGAGCAGGCCAGAACCACTTAGACTTAACTTAACAATGGAATTGTTGACCTTGCAAAAGTTGGAAATTGTTACGCCAACAAGCTCACAGCACAATGGACCCCCGATGGAATCCAAG GAGCGTATGGTGCAAATAACGAGACAGAAGCAAGGCGGCCTTGGCCTCAGCATAAAAGGTGGCGCTGAACATAAATTGCCCATATTAATATCGCGTATCTACAAGGATCAGGCGGCGGACATCACCGGCCAACTGTTTGTGGGCGATGCCATCATCAAGGTGAACGGTGAATATATCACAGCCTGTCCACACGACGATGCGGTCAACATACTGCGCAATGCCGGCGACATTGTTGTCCTCACAGTGAAACATTACCGCGCCGCAACGCCCTTCCTGCAGAAGCAAC TAACAAAAGACACGCCCGACTCGGACAACGATGTCACATGTGCCGAGCTGAAGGCCGACGAGGGATACAAGTCATCCGTAAATAGCGGCACCATAAGTCGCAGCTGCAGTCGGCCAATGTCAATTTGCTCGGAGCCCGAGAAACGTTGGACTGATGTGGTGGCTG TGCCGCTAATGATGGCCTATGTCACACGTTACATCTATGGCACGGACAAGCTGCGTCCGAATGCATTCGAGGTGCGTGGTCTGAATGGTGTCACCACCGGGGTCATACACTGTGATGAGCTGGCGATACTTAGCCAGTGGTTAAAACTAATTACCGACAATGTTGTGGGCCTTACACATCTGCAG ATGAAACTTTACAATCGCAATTTTGCCGTGGGCGAACGCATTGAGTACATGGGCTGGGTCAATGAGGGAGttatcaacaacaatatatcATGGCAGAGCTATAAGCCTCGATTTCTGCTGCTCAAAGGCACCGAAGTGATGCTATTCGAAACGCCTCCA ctgAATGTGGCGGGTATTAGCAAGGCTTTGGTGGTGTATAAAGTTTATCAAACAATGTTTCGCATTGTGAAGGAGTCGGAGACTGTGGATAGCCGACagcattgttttttgttgcaaagTTCTGGACACGAGCCGCGTTATTTGAGCGTGGAAACCCGCCAAGAGTTGCTGCGCATCGAGAACAGTTGGAACGCCGCAATTGTGACCAGCGTAATCAAATTGGGC cgCAAGACCTTTGCCGTTTCGCATCATGGCAAAAGCGGTGGCTTGACACTTGACTGGCAGGCGGGATTCTCACTGACTGAGGGGGCCGACTCCGCTGTGGTCTGGCAGTATAAGTTCTCACAGCTGCGCGGCTCCAGTGACGATGGCAAATCGAAATTGAAGCTACATTTCCAGGACAACGAGACGCGGGCAATTGAGACAAAG GAATTAGAGTGCCAGGTTCTGCAGAGTTTGCTATTTTGTATGCACGCGTTTCTCACCGCCAAAGTTGCTTCAGTGGATCCGGCATTTTTGAGCTCGATACAGCAGACCTAA
- the LOC117569795 gene encoding sodium-dependent dopamine transporter, producing the protein MSPTGQIAKTSTPHDNDNTSINDQRETWSGKVDFLLSVIGFAVDLANVWRFPYLCYKNGGGAFLVPYCIMLVVGGIPLFYMELALGQHNRKGAITCWGRLVPLFKGIGYAVVLIAFYVDFYYNVIIAWSLRFFFASFTNVLPWTSCNNPWNTPNCKPFEGQNTRPVVGNLSDFYAFSNQSLFLANETYANVTFASIAPAVPVERFQSAASEYFNRYILELNQSEGLHDLGHIRWDMALCLLMVYLICYFSLWKGISTSGKVVWFTALFPYAVLLILLIRGITLPGSAMGIQYYLSPNFDAIFKAEVWVDAATQVFFSLGPGFGVLLAYASYNKYHNNVYKDALLTSFINSATSFVAGFVIFSVLGYMAHTSGVRIEDVATEGPGLVFVVYPAAIATMPGSIFWALIFFMMLLTLGLDSSFGGSEAIITALSDEFPKIRKNRELFVAGLFSLYFVVGLASCTQGGFYFFHLLDRYAAGYSILIAVFFEAIAVSWIYGTKRFSDDIRDMIGFPPGRYWQVCWRFVAPIFLLFITVYGLLGYEPLTYADYVYPDWANALGWSIAGSSVIMIPAVAIYKLIVTPGSLRQRLKTLTTPWRDQQLAVNGVTTEVTVTLVRLADAEANEAADV; encoded by the exons GCGCTTTTCTTGTGCCCTACTGCATTATGTTGGTGGTGGGCGGCATACCTCTATTTTATATGGAGCTGGCGCTGGGTCAGCACAATCGTAAAGGAGCCATCACCTGCTGGGGTCGCTTAGTGCCGCTCTTTAAGG GCATTGGCTATGCTGTTGTGCTGATAGCCTTCTATGTGGACTTTTATTACAATGTGATCATTGCGTGGTCGCTGCGTTTCTTCTTTGCCTCCTTCACCAATGTGTTGCCGTGGACGTCGTGCAACAATCCTTGGAATACGCCCAACTGCAAGCcg TTTGAGGGTCAAAACACGCGTCCAGTGGTTGGCAATCTGAGTGATTTCTATGCGTTCAGCAATCAGAGTTTGTTTCTGGCCAACGAGACGTATGCGAATGTAACATTCGCCAGCATTGCGCCCGCTGTGCCCGTCGAGCGATTTCAATCGGCTGCCTCCGAATACTTCAA TCGCTATATACTTGAGCTGAATCAGAGCGAGGGGCTGCACGATCTGGGTCACATACGCTGGGACATGGCGTTGTGCCTGCTCATGGTCTATCTGATATGCTACTTCTCGCTGTGGAAGGGCATTAGCACCTCGGGCAAAGTGGTTTGGTTCACCGCTCTCTTCCCATATGCCGTGCTGCtgatattactcatacgcgGCATTACACTGCCCGGCTCGGCGATGGGCATACAGTATTATTTGAGTCCCAATTTTGATGCCATCTTCAAGGCGGAAGTGTGGGTCGATGCGGCCACACAGGTGTTCTTCTCCTTGGGTCCAGGCTTTGGTGTGCTGCTGGCCTACGCGTCGTATAATAAATATCACAACAATGTTTACAA AGATGCGCTGCTCACCAGTTTCATCAACTCGGCCACGAGTTTTGTGGCTGGCTTTGTGATATTCTCGGTGCTGGGCTACATGGCGCACACATCTGGGGTGCGGATTGAGGATGTGGCCACTGAGGGACCTGGCTTGGTGTTTGTTGTGTATCCAGCTGCAATTGCCACTATGCCGGGCAGCATCTTCTGGGCGCTGATCTTCTTTATGATGCTGCTAACTCTGGGATTGGACAGCTCG TTTGGTGGCTCGGAGGCCATTATCACAGCGCTGAGTGATGAGTTCCCCAAGATACGCAAAAACCGCGAACTCTTTGTCGCTGGGCTGTTCTCCTTGTACTTTGTGGTTGGCCTCGCCAGCTGCACTCAAGGTGGCTTCTACTTCTTCCATCTGCTGGATCGCTATGCCGCCGGCTACTCTATATTGATCGCCGTGTTCTTCGAGGCCATTGCCGTGTCGTGGATCTATGGCACGAAGCGTTTCAGCGATGATATTCGCGATATGATTGGCTTTCCCCCTGGCAGATATTGGCAAGTTTGCTGGCGCTTTGTGGCGCCCATTTTTCTGCTCTTCATCACTGTCTATGGGCTGCTCGGCTATGAGCCGTTGACGTATGCGGATTACGTGTATCCCGACTGGGCGAATGCCTTGGGCTGGAGCATAGCTGGTTCCTCGGTCATCATGATACCCGCAGTGGCCATTTACAAGCTGATTGTGACACCCGGCAGCCTAAGGCAGCGTTTAAAGACGCTCACAACCCCGTGGCGAGATCAGCAGCTGGCCGTGAATGGCGTGACCACCGAGGTGACGGTGACGTTGGTTCGTCTGGCGGATGCTGAGGCGAATGAGGCGGCCGATGTTTGA